The nucleotide sequence AGGAAGTAGCAGCTAGCATTTGTAGCTAGTTAGCTAACAGGTAACGTTAATGCTAGTGGTGATCAGCTGTTCAAACTCTCAAACTGGACATTAGTGTCTGGAGATCCTGTGTAATGGTGAAAAGTTTACAGAATGTataatgtctgtctgttatcCTAAATAACATTTATCATCAGCTACAAATCACATGACTTCGATGTAACGCCAGGAAGAGCTGGAGCCTGTCAATAATCAATAGCCACAGATTATTTCTATTCTCCtccatctgctctgtgctgGAAGAGACCCAACCATAAAGAATATGTTTGTCAAATTGTGACCATTATAATGTAGTAATATTATGGAAGATAACTTGTGTATAAATGTAAGTAAACGTGTTGTGGTAAATATTGCTTTTGTGCTGTAACAATTAGTCACTTCATCGATTAGTTAGTCGAGAGAAAATGAATCGACAAGAATTTTAACCATTTACGagtcatttaattcatttattcagcaAGGAAAACGCCAAACATTCACTATATGCAGAAATAATGACTCCAGTAGTCCAAAACAATTTGTTTAATCAGTTAAATCATTTTGTTAGATGAAATGCTCACAGTAAAAAACTCACAGCTCGTTTAgaaattcaagattcaagaggttttatttgtcacatatgTATACAAGTAGCATAGTGAAATGTTGTTCATTAAACTCCCAGGCAGTGCACAATACAAGTACAAGAAATTATAAAAGCTAAGCTAATATGTTCAAAATCTATACCTATGGAAGAgccaacaacaataataataatgataaaaactaCTGATAAATAGCAAAAGTGTAAACATGGTTGTAAAGTGAACAGTAGATAAGCTGACAACAGTATTTAAATAGCAGTTGTGCAAAATATAGAACTTTCGATAAGAGCAAAATGAagtacacatttaaaacaattacagaaatattcatttctctcctcttcgCTAGTGACACTGACTAGTtgtcaataataataacctcGGCTGGCTGTCATCATTCTCAAACAGAAAAATGGACACGCGGTTCACTCGAGGGAAATCCAACATCTTAGAGCGACCTCTGACCCGACCCAAGACTGAAGTCAGCGTGAGCGCTTTTGCCCTCCTGTTCTCTGAGATGGTGCAGTACTGTCAGAGCCGTGTGTACTCTGTGTCTGAGCTGCAGACACGCCTGGCAGACATGGGCCAGAGTGTGGGAGCCAGCATGCTGGATGTGCTGGTGCTGAGAGAGAAGAACGGGAAGAGGGAGACCAAAGTGCTGAACATGCTGCTCTTCATCAAGGTACGGAAATGTGAAATACCGCTGTTGATTTTGGGGTTCAATAActttttcttctactttttaAACCGTTCTTCCAATTCTCTTTCCTTCAGGTTAATGTGTGGAAGTCTTTGTTCGGGAAGGAGGCTGACAAGCTGGAGCAGGCCAACGATGACGACAAGACTTACTACATCATAGAAAAGGAGCCACTTATCAATGCGTACATCTCTGTTCCCAAAGAGAACAGCAGCTTAAACTGCGCTGCTTTCACTGCGGGCATCGTGGAGGCCATCCTCACACACAGCGGCTTCCCCGCCAAGGTCACCGCCCACTGGCACAAAGGCACCACGCTGATGATAAAGTTTAACGAGTCAGTCATAGCCAGGGACAAAGCTCTGGATGGCAGATAAGGAAGACTGGAGAGAGCAAGTGGTTATGTTAATCAATACAGGATCAAATCATCCAGgtccattctttttttttttactctggcTGTTTGTTCTTGAAGTGTGGAGAATTGTTCATCTGTGGTGACTTTATGGAAGAATGGATGAACCCGACATCCTGAGCCAGAAAAGATGCAGCTAGTTGGTTCAGTGTTCCAAGTTTGTGTGGATCATCTCACTCCTGTTATACCTCATGAAGTGACACAAATTTGTTTTACGTTCTTACATTTAAAGCATTTAATTTGTGGCTTTATATCACAGTAATTCTGAGTTTTTCAAGCTCATCAGGTCActatattttaattacataaCTTAATCACACACCACACTGGATGAGATGTATTCTTAATAAGTTTGTAgggctgaaatgattaataaattagttgattaacagaaaaatgaatcaactattttaataataattttaagtcatttatcaggCAAACATGGCAAACATTTCCTGGTTcacagcttcttaaatgtgaagattttcttaGTATTTCACATCATTGTCCAACATGTCATcctgggctctgggaaattgtgttAGAgtttttatagaccaaacatttaatcgattaatccaaaaaaaaaatcaacagattaactgataatgaaaataatctttcatTGCAGTCATGGTCTCATGACCATCTCACTAAAGAGCATCCCCAGTTTCTaattttgttaataaaaaatattgtcacAATACCTCTTTTTATTCtgcaaaatattattattgcaCACAGAGGGtccagattttatttatttaaagtaacGGCTAGGTTTCATTCCAGTTCAACTCCAGCTTCATGTCTCATCTCTGTAAAATAGATTCATATTTAGCTACGgctgaggtcatgtcctcactgtttttattttattgtacttttaatatagtttacatgcacatatgtgatgtgtgtgtgaatagtaTTGGTAACATGGGAGCGTTTGCTTTCCACATTGAAAATCATACACATGGTGGGTATTTTATAAGTTGTCTCTAGTATTTTTAGACTCAAGAAATTTGATAACTTTTAAGtcaacaaaataagaaataaagacAGGCTTCAGCATCAAGAAGGCTTTGAAACACAGTGTAGACCTTCACGTTAGGAAATGCAATTCATCGGAAAAAAGGATCATAACACTTAacagaataaacatgaaaaatccaaataattCATGATTGAATGAATAATACAGACCTTCTTGGTTTCTGATCAAAAGTATGTGAGGGTGGGATCATCCTGGTGACCAAGTGGTTGAGATGCATTAATGTCTCAGGTTTGACTCCAGTCGGGGGACCTTTGTCATATGTcatacatctctctctccctcgatTCCTGTCAGTCTCCATGCTATTAACCGTCAAATAAtggcaaaaataaaatcttaacaGAAGAGTATgtcattttaggaaatacatcTATTCATATTTCCCAAAGTATGATGAGAGATGAGaatattgataccactctcatctCTGTGCAataaacatgaagctacagtCAGCAGCTTTATTAGCAAAGATTGGAAACAGAGAAATGGCTTGCTTGGCTCTCCCCAAAAAAAcatctaccagcacctctaaaactcaagctgataataaaaaaaacaaacaaaaaactgaagtgtaaaattGTCAGTTTATGCTAAGTTAACTGGCTCCtggctgtagtttcatatttactgtagtgGGGTGGGGGGATATCTAAAACCTGTCTACGCACCTGCTCATGATGTAAATAATGTTTCTTGTGCTCCATATTGTTCATGgcactgtttgtctgtttatgttGAATAAAAGTGTGCTGAAATAGAAAAGCTGAATGGCATGTGAGTCTGAGTCATTAccatattatatttttaacttaTGATGACATATACAGCCCTGAGTAATCCAGTGTTTCCTCCACAGTTGACAAGGAGGAAAAAGGATGAAGTGCACTACGGTGCCTTTCATGTTAAGACATCAGTCACATGGCGGTGTCacgtgttttttttacaggaagCTGCGATTGTGTTTACCTCTGTGTCATCCAAACACTGCGACACCGAGCATCCTTTATCTATGGTGGAGCTCCACACGATTTCGCAATGTGAATTCAGTCACTGCTCGATATTTGTGCCGATAATGTCCTCCCGTATGACCGTCTGAGCATCACCATGGCATCTTCAAGTTACCCTTGCATCCACGACAGCGCCACAGGTTCGTCATCACACCATTCATATCTCTCTGCGTGCTTTCATAGCGGCGGTGATGTGTACAGGTTTCTTTCTGTGCTCCATGGTGGTTGAAATACGTTCATTACTGCTAATTTCACGTGCTGATGAATGGTGGGTCCATTCATTACTGTGAGGTGACGTCGATGATGCTATGATGTGATTtaacaacaaatgaaatgtttaatatCAGCGTGTGCAGGTACCGCAGTAGAGCAATATCCTCAAGCTATCCGTATTCATACAATGAATAATTTACATTCTCAGCACAGGTGTATCAAAgcttaaaggggcactccactgatttaTATAATAGGTTTAGTGGGTGATGATAAATAGGCCTACTATTAATTATGTGTTAACAGTTTAATAATAGCCTTATGTTTccaaagtatataaaaaatatttttatctcaGCTCAAAGgtcaaaataaaactgtttcttctgtatttatgtttttgttttattccataAGTAAGAAATCCTCATTCAAAACCAAAACTTACTCAGTAGCATATTGTATGGTTCACTCCATATGTCTAGATAAGGACATTAATTTAAAGATGATAAGATAATGATCTAACATAGctgtttattcaatatttctgttctgtttaatGAACATCATTTCTCATGAGCCCTAGACCACCGCAGGTAAAACATAATGACTAGTTAAAAGAGACCAGTCCATAGGAGAGTTTAGTGACTGCAGCTAGTTCAGACATGTTCATAACAGCAGGACAGGAAGCTGAGATTACAGCTAGAAAGCTGGGAAAATGAGCCttagttttagtgttttagtgGATATTATGTTTATGGACAAAATCGCAGCATAGGTGAATGTTCATGggagttgtatttttttttaacagtgacgtTATTCCAAAAAGGACATATGCATGGTGGCAGTTTATTCAGGCTTTGGGTTTACTTTGAGACCATCATCAGGAGCAGGTAGAGGTGGCAGGGAAACAATAGCTAATAAATACCAGGTGTGCCAGCTGATTGTGTTCATTTGCATCAATTAGGCTGATGACGTTTTAGGCCTAACCTAACAACACAGATTAACATCCATTGTTGAATGTATTGGGTTTTATCTACCTGCTCTTAATGGTGGTTTTAAGGTAAAATTGAAAGCTTGAATGACAAAGGTTTCGATTTCTAATAGCAAGTGCTGTAGTGGAAGGCAATTTGTCTCAGACTATGGATAGTAAACCTCAGGAACAAACTGCAGGAAGACCGATGATAGAAATGTTTAATGACAGATTGcactgagttacagaagctggAGGAACAGAGGCTAGCTCAGACGTGACATCAGGACTTTAGCTCTTTATTGGGCTTCAAACctaacatttttaacagaaagtctGTAATACAAACTAAGGGTGTGGGGTTTGGGAGTGGAATTTTTGGAGGAAGGGGctgatctgatgaaaaacatcatCTAGTTGCATTATGgtaaatgtaggatccagtgatTTTTGAGCTTGAGTCATACTAGAgcctaaaagtcaggatatcttggcctctgctgccttgattttaaaaattctttcTTTAATCTGTCTCTTATGAGTCTCTCAACATTACCAAAGTAAAATACTAAATCACTGTAGTGCCCCTTTAACACTGTATTAATGCTGATCATGTTTAAGGTTCATCTCCTATATAAATTCAAaggttttctttgtgtttcccagAGAAGGACAAGCTTCTCTCCTCTGTGGCCAGCTATGGATCCCGGGACCTTGTCGGGAGTGGGGGCCCCCGTCCCACTGATCTGGTGGGCTCTGAGCACGGCCAACAGCAGGacgaagaagaggaggaggcccTGAGGAGGAAACTCAAGTACTTCTTCATGAGCCCTTGTGACAAGTATCACGCCAAGGGGCGCAAGCCTTTCAAGCTGggtctgcagctgctcaaaatCATCATTGTTACAGTGCAGGTGGGTACAGCATTATGCTCTGATTTCAAATGAACATGATGGATGCTGCTATATGAGAATAATAGTCTAATTCTATACCAATGATGTGCTTTATCCTCACTGTGTCATTACTACTCTGCATTGACCTGATTGTTGAAGCTCATTTGTTTTCTCCCTGCCTCTCCCTCTTAGTTGGTGCTGTTTGGACTGAGCAACCAGATGGTGGTGACatttaaagaggaaaacacagcaGCGTTCAAACACCTTTTCCTGAAGGGTTATCAGGACAATATTCCTCAGGCCGTCCACACACAGAAGGAGCTTTACAACCACATCAACTTCGCCATAGAGCAGGTAGCCTATTGATAACCACAGGGAGTTGTTATTTACTCAGGTTTGAGATCTCACGTCTCTTAGGTTTCTGCCTCCAACATAATACAATAGAGGCCAGTGAACAATGGGTTTACGGTGCTTTGAAACACCGAAACACTCCCGCagcccaccacacacacacacacacacactcacacatacacacacacacacacacacactcacacatacacacacacacacacacacacacacacacacacacacactgaatagTCCTCTGACCTCACACCACCTCACACAAACATAATTtcattcacttccattgtattGGGATGTAGccagaaatatctcaaaacctggggGCAAATAAAATCACTACTACAGTTAAGTGAGACAATATGTTGTTTAGGAATTTGTGGGATCCAACCGCTTAAAGAGTTTCAGTAACATTTGGTTGCCATGGGAATTTCAGTATAACTTGGTTTTCCACTTTCCACTAATTCCCAGTTTCACTTCTCTTC is from Thunnus maccoyii chromosome 18, fThuMac1.1, whole genome shotgun sequence and encodes:
- the LOC121883367 gene encoding trafficking protein particle complex subunit 5-like; amino-acid sequence: MDTRFTRGKSNILERPLTRPKTEVSVSAFALLFSEMVQYCQSRVYSVSELQTRLADMGQSVGASMLDVLVLREKNGKRETKVLNMLLFIKVNVWKSLFGKEADKLEQANDDDKTYYIIEKEPLINAYISVPKENSSLNCAAFTAGIVEAILTHSGFPAKVTAHWHKGTTLMIKFNESVIARDKALDGR